GAGGTAGCACGTCAGACGAGGAATCAGACGCGGAATCTGGTTCTTCAGTTGCAGGGGGGACGCTGATATGTCAAAGAAAATTGTATGCAAAAACGAAGATGACGTTCAGATCGAATTCAGCTATGAGGATGACGCCGAATTTTTTCTGATATCATGCGACGGGATCTATTCCGTGTCAAATAATGTTGTGACAAGCGAAAACACGATGACGGACGGATCCACATATCAGGGCAGCACAACGAAGCAGCGGAATATCGTCATCACGGCGGAATTTGATTCCGATTATCAGTCCCGCCGGGATTTTCTGTATAAGTCATTCAAACCAAAATCGCCGGGGACGTTCTTTTATTTTGAGAACGAAGAACAGCGACAGATCGATTATTACGTCGAGGGAATCGAAATCGACGAAGCGGGCGTGTGCCGAAATGCTGTCATTTCCCTGATCTGTCCGGATCCGTTCTTTAAAGATCCCGCTGATACTACTGTCACAATGGCAGGGTGGGAACCGTGTTTTGAATTCGTCCATGAATTCACGGACGAACTGGAAGAATTCGGCGTCCGAATCGCGGAGTTAGTAAAGAACATTGAAAACGATTCGGCGGCGGATCATATCGGAAT
This window of the Massilistercora timonensis genome carries:
- a CDS encoding phage tail domain-containing protein, with product MSKKIVCKNEDDVQIEFSYEDDAEFFLISCDGIYSVSNNVVTSENTMTDGSTYQGSTTKQRNIVITAEFDSDYQSRRDFLYKSFKPKSPGTFFYFENEEQRQIDYYVEGIEIDEAGVCRNAVISLICPDPFFKDPADTTVTMAGWEPCFEFVHEFTDELEEFGVRIAELVKNIENDSAADHIGIEVLMEALGAVRNPVLYHMQQDIHIQIGTDDYPFDMEPGDVVKITTGTNEKNAYLIKGGETQKINEYLDEESEFIQLVHGANTFIYDAASGVDYLNVTIKYRFRYLGV